The Saccharomonospora cyanea NA-134 genome includes a region encoding these proteins:
- a CDS encoding ArsR/SmtB family transcription factor, producing MSVPPEVVLDALGDATRRAIVERLSAGPLPVRVLADQLPVSRPAVSQHLRVLKEAELVIVRVEGTRHLYELNPSGADAVRDYLDRFWDTTLSRFAALARAEAAHHDASADNHEET from the coding sequence GTGTCCGTTCCTCCCGAAGTCGTACTGGACGCGCTGGGCGATGCGACCCGGCGCGCGATCGTGGAGCGCTTGTCCGCAGGCCCCCTGCCTGTCCGGGTGCTCGCCGACCAGCTGCCCGTCTCACGGCCGGCGGTCTCCCAGCACTTGCGGGTACTCAAGGAAGCCGAGTTGGTGATCGTCCGGGTGGAAGGAACCCGGCACCTGTACGAGCTGAATCCGTCGGGCGCCGATGCCGTGCGGGACTACCTCGACCGTTTCTGGGACACCACGTTGTCTCGGTTCGCCGCGCTGGCCAGAGCCGAGGCAGCACATCACGACGCCTCCGCCGACAATCACGAGGAGACTTGA
- a CDS encoding SRPBCC family protein: MTSEQTTEVQVHRTVTVPLSPAKAFDLFTARMSEFWPTEHSIGTSPIAEVVVEPEVEGRWYERGTDGVECPWGRVAVWEPPERVVLLWQIGADFRYDPRLETEVEVTFTAESASRTVVELRHRHLERYGDQADRMYAVFDSPGGWTGTLDRFVEAATR; this comes from the coding sequence ATGACAAGCGAACAGACCACCGAGGTTCAGGTTCACCGCACGGTCACGGTGCCGTTGAGCCCGGCGAAGGCCTTCGACCTGTTCACTGCCCGGATGAGCGAGTTCTGGCCCACGGAGCACTCGATAGGCACCTCGCCGATCGCCGAGGTCGTTGTCGAGCCCGAAGTCGAGGGGCGTTGGTACGAACGCGGAACCGATGGCGTCGAGTGCCCGTGGGGCCGGGTCGCGGTGTGGGAACCGCCCGAGCGGGTCGTGCTGTTGTGGCAGATCGGCGCCGACTTCCGCTACGACCCGCGACTGGAGACGGAGGTCGAGGTGACCTTCACCGCGGAGTCCGCCAGCCGGACAGTGGTGGAACTCCGGCATCGCCACCTCGAACGTTACGGCGACCAGGCCGACAGGATGTACGCGGTGTTCGACTCCCCTGGTGGCTGGACCGGCACGCTGGACCGCTTCGTCGAGGCCGCCACCCGATGA